One stretch of Pradoshia sp. D12 DNA includes these proteins:
- a CDS encoding NAD(P)-dependent oxidoreductase — MMNLHIGFIGIGVMGKSMALNIMKAGYPVSVYSRTKSKCEPLLSEGADWKESPRAIAEEADVIITMVGYPSDVEEIYLGAEGLLKYAKPGTYLIDMTTSAPSLAQKLYAAGKELGLHVLDAPVSGGDIGAQNANLAIMVGGDQSDFESMMPVFKAMGTNIIHQGDAGSGQHTKLCNQIAIATNMIGVCEAIVYAEKSGLDPETVLKSISTGAAGSFSLTNLAPRILKGDFEPGFYIKHFLKDLKIALEESERLGLDFPGLTLAKAMYEKLADMGEENRGTQALYKYYTEASNQ; from the coding sequence ATGATGAATTTACATATTGGTTTTATCGGTATTGGTGTAATGGGTAAAAGTATGGCATTGAATATAATGAAGGCGGGATACCCTGTCAGTGTTTATTCCAGAACAAAGTCCAAATGTGAGCCTTTGCTTTCGGAAGGTGCAGATTGGAAGGAGTCCCCTCGTGCAATCGCTGAGGAAGCCGATGTTATTATTACGATGGTTGGCTATCCTTCTGACGTTGAAGAGATATATCTAGGGGCGGAAGGCTTATTAAAATATGCCAAGCCGGGTACTTATTTAATTGATATGACCACTTCAGCTCCGTCTTTAGCACAAAAGTTATATGCTGCTGGTAAGGAATTAGGATTGCATGTCCTTGATGCACCTGTCTCCGGAGGAGATATTGGTGCACAAAATGCTAATCTTGCCATTATGGTTGGTGGTGATCAATCTGATTTTGAGAGCATGATGCCTGTATTTAAAGCAATGGGGACAAATATTATCCATCAGGGCGATGCTGGCTCGGGCCAACATACTAAACTATGCAATCAGATAGCCATTGCTACGAATATGATTGGTGTATGTGAAGCGATTGTTTATGCCGAAAAATCTGGCCTGGATCCTGAAACAGTTTTGAAAAGCATTTCAACTGGTGCTGCTGGAAGTTTTTCCTTAACCAATTTAGCGCCTAGGATATTAAAAGGTGATTTTGAACCGGGATTTTATATCAAACATTTCTTAAAAGACCTAAAAATTGCATTAGAAGAATCCGAACGGTTAGGTCTTGACTTTCCAGGGCTAACTTTAGCCAAAGCTATGTATGAAAAATTGGCGGATATGGGAGAAGAGAACCGTGGAACACAAGCCTTGTATAAATATTATACTGAGGCATCCAATCAGTAA
- a CDS encoding aminotransferase A has translation MEHLINPHVKEIEISGIRQFYNMVSDIDDVLSFTIGLPDFPTPLHIKDKAINAIQKDCTTYTHNAGLLDLRQEVSKFMYSHYSLKYNPDDEILITVGASQAIDIAFRTILTPGDEVILPGPVYPGYEPLIHLAGGKAVHVDTRSTSFKLTPQLITESLTEKTKCIVLPYPSNPTGVSLTREELEEIADLVRGKNIFILADEIYSELTLDRTHTSIGSIIREQTITINGLSKSHSMTGWRIGFLMAPKAIIKHMIKVHQYNVSCASSVSQMAALEAMRNGEHDPAAMREEYKNRRDYVFNRLAAMNLQTVLPDGAFYFFIKIPDAFKNSLDFALKLVQFEKVAVIPGSAFSKYGEGYFRLSYAVSMEQLKEGLNRLEHFLIQQIK, from the coding sequence ATGGAACACTTAATTAATCCTCATGTAAAAGAGATAGAAATATCCGGTATTCGGCAGTTTTATAATATGGTATCTGATATTGATGATGTCCTGTCCTTTACAATAGGATTACCTGACTTCCCAACACCCTTACATATAAAAGATAAAGCAATAAACGCCATTCAAAAAGATTGTACCACCTACACCCACAATGCCGGTTTACTCGATCTCCGGCAAGAAGTATCAAAATTTATGTATAGCCATTATTCACTTAAATATAATCCGGATGATGAAATTTTGATTACTGTAGGAGCAAGTCAGGCGATTGATATTGCCTTCAGGACTATTTTAACACCTGGAGATGAAGTCATTCTGCCTGGCCCTGTTTATCCCGGTTATGAACCATTAATTCACTTAGCAGGGGGAAAAGCAGTCCATGTTGATACAAGAAGCACCTCCTTTAAATTGACTCCACAATTAATCACAGAAAGTCTAACCGAAAAAACAAAATGTATTGTTCTTCCCTATCCGTCCAACCCAACAGGGGTATCATTAACGAGAGAGGAACTGGAGGAAATTGCTGACCTTGTTAGAGGAAAAAATATTTTTATCCTGGCTGATGAAATCTATAGTGAATTAACTTTGGACAGAACTCATACATCGATTGGTTCCATTATAAGAGAGCAAACCATTACTATAAATGGTCTATCAAAGTCACATTCCATGACCGGTTGGAGAATCGGCTTTCTGATGGCACCAAAAGCAATCATTAAACATATGATAAAGGTTCATCAATATAACGTATCCTGTGCCTCCTCTGTCTCACAGATGGCTGCACTCGAGGCTATGAGGAACGGTGAACATGATCCAGCTGCTATGAGAGAGGAATATAAAAACCGTCGTGATTATGTTTTTAATAGACTTGCGGCGATGAATCTCCAGACTGTATTACCGGATGGCGCATTTTACTTTTTCATTAAAATACCAGATGCCTTTAAAAATTCACTCGATTTTGCCCTCAAGCTGGTTCAATTTGAAAAAGTAGCTGTTATACCTGGATCTGCTTTTTCAAAATATGGAGAAGGATATTTCCGATTATCATATGCTGTTTCCATGGAGCAGCTTAAAGAAGGATTAAACAGACTTGAACATTTCCTAATTCAGCAGATAAAATAA
- the corA gene encoding magnesium/cobalt transporter CorA, giving the protein MYRILVKDQTDGIKEMTLEDLQKRDYSLVWVDILAPQEYEANILRTYFNFHPLTIEDCLDRINQRPKVDFYQSYMFFIIHSLNENFERNEIDIYVNEKAIVTVHEDHIEEIDKVWGVTDQLDTSIHVLHKIIDAVVDAYLPKAYQIEEQLNVLEDHLQHSLNNDPMSQLYEIRTMISRLRRIILPMNDLMYRIIHSERISALSEHHHYLNDVYDHLLKLKELVDGYKEFSTDLRDSYMAVSSNKMNETMMTLTIITTIFMPLTFIAGLYGMNFSEMPGLSFRNGFWYVLLFMIIITVIMMILFMLKGWLFRRLYRNEK; this is encoded by the coding sequence GTGTACCGAATACTTGTTAAGGATCAAACTGATGGTATAAAGGAAATGACTTTGGAGGACTTACAGAAGCGTGATTATAGCCTGGTATGGGTTGATATCCTCGCACCGCAAGAATATGAGGCTAATATACTCCGTACGTATTTTAATTTTCACCCTCTCACTATAGAGGACTGTCTTGATCGAATCAACCAGAGACCTAAAGTGGATTTTTATCAATCCTATATGTTTTTTATCATTCATTCCTTAAATGAAAACTTCGAAAGAAATGAGATTGATATTTACGTAAATGAAAAAGCAATCGTAACCGTTCATGAAGATCATATAGAGGAAATAGATAAAGTATGGGGAGTAACAGATCAATTGGATACTTCTATCCATGTCCTGCATAAAATTATTGATGCAGTAGTAGATGCTTATCTTCCAAAGGCCTATCAAATAGAGGAGCAATTAAATGTCTTGGAAGATCACCTGCAGCATTCTCTTAATAATGATCCAATGAGTCAGTTATACGAAATTCGAACGATGATTTCGCGACTAAGAAGAATTATCTTGCCCATGAATGATTTGATGTACAGGATTATTCATTCTGAGAGAATCAGTGCTCTTTCTGAACATCATCATTACCTTAATGATGTGTATGATCATTTATTGAAATTAAAAGAATTGGTTGATGGCTACAAAGAGTTCTCAACAGATCTGAGAGATAGTTATATGGCGGTCAGTTCAAATAAAATGAATGAAACAATGATGACCTTGACGATTATTACGACTATTTTCATGCCATTAACATTTATTGCAGGTTTATATGGTATGAATTTTTCTGAAATGCCTGGTTTAAGTTTTCGCAATGGTTTTTGGTATGTTCTTCTTTTTATGATTATCATCACAGTTATAATGATGATTCTCTTTATGCTGAAAGGTTGGTTATTCCGAAGGCTGTACAGAAATGAAAAATAA
- a CDS encoding chemotaxis protein: protein MNEQKGILLESGTNELEIVEFGIGEHKFGINVIKVKEIINPVRITGVPQTHHHVEGIIELRGEILPVVDIASALNLPASQAPEKDKFIVTEFNKMKVIFHVHTVTQIHRISWNQIEKPSDMYQGLDSQITGVIKMNNEMLLLLDYEKIILEINPESGITINQIQKLGVRERSNKHLLIAEDSPLLRKLLMQTLKEAGYEQLDFFENGKEALTFIEGKALAGTLLNDVHLVITDIEMPQMDGHHLTKRIKENPTLSDLPVIIFSSLITDDLRHKGELVGADAQISKPEIVELVKQLDKLLQK, encoded by the coding sequence ATGAATGAACAAAAAGGAATCCTGCTAGAGAGCGGAACAAATGAGTTGGAAATCGTGGAATTTGGTATTGGCGAGCATAAATTTGGAATTAATGTTATCAAAGTTAAAGAAATTATTAACCCAGTACGGATTACCGGTGTTCCACAAACACATCATCATGTTGAAGGAATCATTGAACTTCGTGGAGAGATACTCCCTGTAGTAGATATTGCCAGTGCACTGAATCTCCCAGCATCCCAAGCTCCTGAAAAAGATAAATTTATAGTGACTGAGTTTAATAAAATGAAGGTCATTTTTCATGTACATACCGTTACCCAAATCCATAGGATTTCATGGAACCAAATAGAAAAACCATCTGATATGTACCAGGGATTGGATAGTCAGATTACTGGTGTCATTAAAATGAATAATGAAATGCTTTTACTGCTTGATTATGAAAAAATTATTTTGGAAATCAATCCGGAATCAGGAATAACCATTAATCAGATTCAAAAATTAGGAGTTAGAGAACGATCTAATAAGCATTTATTAATTGCTGAGGATTCACCGCTGTTGCGGAAGCTGTTGATGCAGACATTAAAAGAAGCCGGTTATGAACAACTCGATTTCTTTGAAAATGGCAAGGAAGCGCTAACCTTTATAGAGGGAAAGGCACTAGCAGGAACCTTACTGAATGATGTACATTTGGTAATTACAGATATAGAAATGCCACAAATGGATGGTCACCATCTAACCAAACGAATTAAAGAAAATCCTACCTTGTCGGATTTGCCTGTTATCATTTTTTCATCATTAATTACGGACGATTTAAGGCATAAGGGAGAGTTGGTAGGAGCAGATGCACAAATTAGTAAACCTGAAATAGTTGAACTGGTCAAACAGTTAGACAAACTTTTACAAAAGTAA
- a CDS encoding YkyB family protein, whose amino-acid sequence MNQNNGNLPNPACFTADDLGEAIYSVNRHAKTASDPKFLYNLKKKTIIKMLEEGKAKKIGLQYSDHPHLSFQQSDVLIQCGKYTFHIPPSKDDFQTLTHLGHLSKEVRNPSSRLSLSKAKKLLMSYTGCKENSDNDRAKDYKKKYQKPTFTRLGESYPYQNWKK is encoded by the coding sequence ATGAATCAAAATAATGGGAATCTTCCTAATCCCGCCTGTTTTACTGCCGATGACCTGGGAGAAGCGATTTATTCTGTGAATAGACATGCAAAAACTGCATCAGACCCTAAATTTCTATACAATCTAAAGAAAAAAACGATTATTAAAATGCTTGAAGAAGGAAAGGCAAAGAAAATAGGCCTTCAATATTCAGACCATCCTCATTTAAGCTTCCAACAATCAGATGTACTGATACAATGCGGAAAGTATACATTCCATATTCCGCCCTCAAAGGACGACTTTCAAACATTAACACATCTTGGTCATTTATCAAAAGAGGTAAGAAACCCCTCTTCACGTCTTTCTTTATCTAAAGCAAAAAAACTATTGATGTCTTATACAGGATGCAAGGAAAATTCAGATAATGATCGCGCTAAAGACTATAAAAAGAAATACCAAAAACCGACTTTTACGCGTCTTGGTGAATCCTATCCATATCAAAATTGGAAAAAGTAA
- a CDS encoding fluoride efflux transporter FluC, translating to MQKLLLTGCGGAMGALARYGISLLIPSSGSPIPFNTLFINGFGSFVLAYLTYSLFKNEGNERLKLFFGTGLCGGFTTMSSFALEITNLAATYPLYSLIYFFLSMIAGLLMAWLGFIMSSWIKREAR from the coding sequence TTGCAAAAGCTGCTACTTACTGGTTGCGGAGGGGCAATGGGTGCGTTAGCTCGATACGGGATAAGTTTATTGATCCCGTCATCTGGCAGTCCTATTCCGTTTAACACCTTATTCATAAATGGTTTTGGAAGCTTTGTTTTAGCCTATCTCACCTATTCGCTATTTAAAAATGAGGGAAATGAAAGATTAAAATTATTTTTTGGAACTGGTTTATGTGGAGGATTTACAACGATGAGTAGCTTTGCATTGGAAATAACCAATCTCGCAGCAACTTATCCCCTATATAGTCTTATTTATTTTTTTCTGAGTATGATTGCAGGTCTCTTAATGGCATGGTTAGGGTTTATTATGTCTAGTTGGATAAAGAGGGAAGCGCGTTGA
- a CDS encoding fluoride efflux transporter FluC, translating into MIILIVLGGFLGACLRYVMTGWLKKYNHSFPLATLVINLIGSCLIGISAGIGIERGSGMHMFTVIGSLGAFTTFSTFAIEALDLMLSREHRKLLLYVSFSLAGTSVCCMLCYHLMKNIGH; encoded by the coding sequence TTGATTATATTAATTGTATTAGGTGGTTTTCTCGGAGCATGTTTAAGATATGTAATGACTGGCTGGTTAAAAAAATATAATCATTCATTTCCTCTAGCTACTCTTGTTATTAATTTAATTGGTTCGTGTTTAATTGGTATATCGGCCGGGATAGGAATAGAGCGGGGAAGCGGTATGCATATGTTTACTGTGATAGGAAGCTTGGGGGCTTTTACTACATTCTCAACTTTTGCAATTGAAGCCTTGGATTTAATGCTGAGCCGGGAACACCGCAAGTTATTGCTTTATGTAAGTTTTTCTTTGGCAGGAACGTCAGTTTGTTGTATGTTGTGCTATCATCTTATGAAAAATATAGGACATTAA
- a CDS encoding metallophosphoesterase has translation MKDIEPSWVDITRFSYSHPLIPDSFQNIRIVQFSDTHLGFQYNLSDLEKTVETIHSLNPDIICFTGDLMDNPNEYRITPKLNQLLSQLEAPLGKYCVFGNHDHGGYGTEIYKETMVSNGFTLLVNESNFITLQNGRQIVISGVDDAMLGKPNLDVSIPVQSSDLFTILLSHAPDYADYAASYPVHLQLSGHSHGGQIQFPLLGAIVTPPFAEKYREGSYKVGPLSLYVNRGLGTTRIPYRLFSRPEITVIDLQKGQEGLKKR, from the coding sequence ATGAAAGATATTGAACCCTCCTGGGTTGATATAACACGTTTTTCCTATTCCCACCCACTTATTCCAGACTCCTTTCAAAATATTAGAATTGTCCAATTCAGTGATACTCATTTGGGTTTCCAATATAATTTGTCAGATTTAGAAAAAACGGTTGAAACCATTCATTCACTTAATCCCGATATTATTTGTTTTACAGGTGACCTGATGGATAATCCGAATGAATATAGAATAACTCCTAAGCTCAATCAATTATTAAGTCAGCTGGAGGCACCTCTTGGTAAATATTGCGTTTTTGGCAATCATGACCATGGCGGTTATGGTACGGAAATTTACAAAGAGACTATGGTTAGTAATGGATTTACCCTGTTAGTAAATGAATCAAACTTTATAACCCTGCAGAATGGCCGTCAAATCGTAATAAGCGGGGTAGATGATGCAATGCTCGGCAAGCCCAACCTGGATGTAAGTATACCGGTACAATCCAGTGATTTATTTACCATTCTTCTATCTCACGCTCCTGATTATGCTGATTATGCCGCCAGTTACCCAGTTCATTTACAATTAAGCGGACATAGTCATGGAGGACAAATTCAGTTTCCTCTTTTGGGTGCGATTGTGACTCCTCCTTTTGCAGAAAAATACAGGGAAGGATCCTATAAAGTTGGCCCTTTATCCTTGTATGTAAATCGTGGTTTAGGTACAACCCGAATTCCATACCGGTTATTTTCACGTCCTGAAATCACGGTCATTGATTTGCAGAAAGGCCAAGAAGGCTTAAAAAAACGATAA
- the fadH gene encoding 2,4-dienoyl-CoA reductase, whose translation MKGKVVIVTGGSSGMGKAMAQRFANEGAKVVITGRNKEKLDNTIKEFAENQENILAVQMDVRNVEDVKRTIEETVNRFGTIDYLINNAAGNFICPAEDLSPNGWKSVIDIVLNGTFYCSSLIGKYWIENGIKGSIINMVATYAWDAGPYVIHSASAKAGVLTMTRTLAVEWGKKYGIRVNAIAPGPIERTGGADKLFQSEEAAQRTLESVPLGRLGTPEEIADLALYLLSDRAYYINGDCITMDGGAHLNQFPF comes from the coding sequence ATGAAGGGAAAAGTAGTGATTGTAACTGGTGGTTCTAGTGGAATGGGAAAGGCTATGGCTCAACGTTTTGCAAATGAGGGGGCTAAAGTAGTCATTACCGGAAGGAATAAAGAAAAACTGGATAACACCATTAAAGAATTTGCAGAAAATCAGGAGAATATACTGGCTGTTCAGATGGATGTTCGAAATGTGGAGGATGTTAAAAGAACCATTGAAGAGACGGTTAACAGATTTGGTACAATCGATTATTTGATTAATAATGCAGCAGGTAATTTTATTTGTCCGGCAGAGGATCTATCACCGAATGGCTGGAAATCTGTCATTGATATTGTTTTGAATGGTACTTTTTACTGCAGCAGCCTCATCGGCAAGTATTGGATAGAAAATGGCATTAAAGGATCAATCATCAATATGGTCGCTACCTATGCGTGGGATGCAGGTCCATATGTCATTCACTCTGCCTCAGCAAAGGCTGGTGTGCTGACAATGACTAGAACTTTGGCTGTGGAATGGGGTAAAAAATATGGAATCCGCGTAAATGCGATAGCTCCCGGGCCGATTGAAAGAACTGGGGGAGCAGATAAGTTATTTCAATCGGAAGAAGCAGCTCAAAGAACGCTTGAAAGTGTTCCGCTTGGAAGATTAGGAACACCGGAGGAAATTGCAGATTTAGCCCTGTATTTACTGTCTGATCGGGCATACTATATTAATGGTGATTGTATTACAATGGATGGCGGTGCTCATCTCAATCAATTTCCGTTTTAG
- a CDS encoding DUF3993 domain-containing protein: MKKVLTSLFITMLVLAVSPLVKVDAKSTLDKQDAFNLLDSAFQLQVSLSEKPRSMDNIRDLLKNSFSEEYTEDFINMNVQKSVDGSGYQTYGTDIALYYIPFFTYSEHTKLGYSSANDQWYVYEWFPGNTDGPVSYEGHYEAIGLMYDHNKWVINDYQIAFDPKTLDDSQEIAQNSSVDKEPSNPTFINRLTDYISYGFINHMSHWFGMIAF, encoded by the coding sequence ATGAAAAAGGTTTTAACTTCGTTGTTTATTACCATGCTTGTATTAGCGGTTTCTCCTCTTGTCAAAGTAGATGCTAAAAGTACACTGGATAAACAAGATGCATTTAATCTTTTAGATAGCGCATTTCAATTGCAGGTATCTCTTTCAGAAAAACCAAGATCAATGGACAATATTCGAGATTTATTAAAAAATTCCTTCTCAGAGGAATACACTGAGGATTTTATAAACATGAATGTACAAAAAAGTGTGGATGGTAGTGGCTATCAAACCTATGGTACGGATATAGCCCTTTATTATATTCCTTTTTTTACATATAGTGAACATACTAAACTAGGATATAGTTCTGCTAATGATCAATGGTATGTGTATGAATGGTTTCCAGGCAATACAGATGGACCAGTCAGCTATGAAGGGCATTACGAGGCAATCGGGCTGATGTATGACCATAATAAATGGGTAATTAATGATTACCAAATTGCTTTCGATCCGAAAACACTTGATGACAGTCAAGAAATAGCCCAAAATTCGAGTGTGGATAAGGAGCCATCCAATCCGACTTTCATAAACAGATTGACAGATTATATTAGCTACGGGTTCATTAATCATATGTCTCATTGGTTTGGGATGATTGCTTTCTAG
- a CDS encoding glutaredoxin family protein, with product MEPVLFFTQPGCPPCAYAKNYFDEHNIPYTLKDIQKDAKAKKILMTKYDSYSTPTFVIGDQVIIGFNQERIMDLLNIRD from the coding sequence GTGGAACCAGTTCTTTTTTTTACGCAACCAGGCTGTCCGCCATGTGCTTACGCCAAAAATTATTTTGATGAGCACAATATTCCCTATACCTTAAAAGATATTCAGAAGGATGCAAAAGCAAAAAAAATACTTATGACCAAATATGATTCATATTCTACCCCAACGTTTGTCATTGGTGATCAAGTAATCATTGGATTTAACCAGGAACGAATTATGGACTTGTTAAATATTAGAGATTAA
- a CDS encoding YkuJ family protein, producing MSRLQGILSRLKNLQEQGKVSDTAQRVFEVEGQVKCQVSYFDKTETFELEIFQDKGKTMKYQFDNIDMIAIEIFELIYS from the coding sequence ATGTCACGATTACAAGGAATTTTATCACGTTTGAAAAACTTACAGGAGCAAGGGAAAGTATCAGATACAGCACAACGTGTGTTTGAAGTTGAAGGTCAAGTTAAATGTCAAGTATCTTATTTCGATAAAACTGAAACATTCGAATTAGAGATTTTTCAGGATAAAGGAAAAACTATGAAGTATCAATTTGATAATATTGATATGATTGCCATTGAAATTTTTGAGTTAATTTATAGCTAA